The window atatttaaaatttttaaaaaattaataaattttattaaatgatatttgaagttgtttttactttttaaattttattttaaaatactaaaaaattctaaatctttttgtaaaaattttaataagttaaatatatattctgatattttttaattatttttatatctttttactgttttaatattcaattaatattttaatattattttaaatatatattatttaaattaataattaattaaatgaataaataattaatttatataattattatatataaaataacatctttatattaatttatataattatgattatttaatctaAGTATTAAAAAATTATAGAGGTTATCTATGTAAATATTATAAGAATCAATATTTCCATTTGATTCATACCACTCTTTTTAGTATTAGCATGATAATATATTatgatgattaattttaattctaattattCATAGATATTGTTGTTCAacaaaccatatttaattattttttctggcactattaagtttttaataatgaaaattttatataaaatcaatatacaacttatttttaaattatacataataaatatattaaatctaataattactatatataaataaaaaaattgaaactgTATCAACACAGTACAATACGATACCAAAATTATATCGTTCCAGTCTGAAATTGAAATCTCGACACGAGTCAATAATTTAAACCTCGGTTCCAAGTTcacctttcttctttctttctccaACACTTCCCTCAATTAGAAAACACAAATTTCACTAGTTTCCATTCATCTAGTCTCAAGCAAAAGAAGCCTTTAATTTCATAGAAGATAGCTTCCTTGTGAGAAAAAAAAACCATTATATGAAAAGACCACTCGATCATAATTCTATCCACCACAAAAAAAATTATCTTCCAACTGTTTATACATTTTTTCTTCTGTTTTGTGGGTTTAATTAAAGCATGTTGCATTTTCTGAGCCTAAAGTAGAGATGTTTGGCACTCTATGAAATTAAACTAAAGTAGGTGTAAATTATCTTCACCTTTTATTTAGAtgtttttctgattttttttaagtaaagctTAATAAATCGAAAGGGCAACGATGTGTTAGTATAAAAGTTTATTAGCTTGGGAAAGCTATCTTATGAAAAGTCAATCATGATGGTAAAAAAGATAAATATATTCGTCCTTAATGTCTCCATCAATTTATCTCAGAGTCAATAcaaagaaggtaaatcacggacgactactaacaTTTAAAATAATGATCATATATGAGAGCGGCTAAAGACATCGTCAACAgagttttttttccttattttttttttccgaaACTCACCTTTGGTTGGTTCGAAATATCAAACCCtagttcagatcctctgtccccatttctctctgtccccgtgtctCATTACCGATCGGATggatcagattaaatctcaaGGATAATTTACAaatcacgaggatactgcacatattttaaagatgtcatgatgtctTGAGATTTAATCTGATTCGTCCGATCGACAATGAAATATGGGGACAGAGAGAAATGGGAACAGAGGATCTGAACTAATCAAACCCAGGTTCTCAAGAGATGGTGGGCCATAgttacaaaataataatttttaatatgatttaaCTGTTTTTTTTCAACCATATTTTCAacagttttatattttttttcctatcgTTTTTTCTTATCAACTTTTTTTTCCAACTGTTTTTTTTTCAACGATTTGCAACGGGTAATAatgtaaatttttaaataaatttggtaatataAAAGTGATccattaataaataattaaagatattttaaaaatacgtGAATGTTGAGCGTGAGATCCATATAAAAGTTGTAGAGATGCTTTTTTTCATAGTGAAAGAAAAGTAAAGTTTTGAAACATGGCAATGATGTGATACATGCAAAAGTAAAGTTTTGCATACTCTTTCTTTGTCTGGTGTTCTCAATgaactaaaataatattttttaggtGATCAGAAAAAAGGGAATATAAAAAATAGAATAGGAAGCGGCGGCTTACGTCATTCAGGCACTGTTCGACCCGAGGTCGTTTTTTCGGCCGTCGGCGAGGCCGCGATCCCGTCACCGCCGCGAAGATGCCTTCCTCGATCTCCTCCACTGTGAGATGCGCCGTTAGACACAGATcttattcctcttctcctcttccttcgcTCGCATCCCCGGTTCCCATGTGAGATATTCCTCGCCCTCAGTTTGCCCATCAGCCTCGTCCTCATCTCCTCCAACCCTCCGTTTGAGGACAGGCCGCCATGGGTCCTGGGCGGCCGCCATGGGTTCGCACGCTTTTCGCTCGATCGGAAAGTAACGGAAGGCACTAGGGGGGACAGGAGACTAGGGCAGTGGCCGGAGGATGGCGACGATGGCAGTAACCGCCGGTGGAAAAGAAAGGCAGTGGGCGACTTGCAGGATAATTTatacttaaatataattaaaaaactattattattattattttatacctCTATCAATTCTCCATATCGATTATTTTCTTACATTTCATCTCCAAATTCCATAAAAAAACAGCGCATTCCAATTCCAAACCTCTCAATTATAATTAGAGAGAGAGGCGGAGATCCAAACTCCTCTTCTGTTCTCCTCTtctgttctcctcctcctcctctttctctttccCATCTCCCTCTTCTTGCTGGCTCCGCTGCCTCCCCGCGCTGCCGCTGGCCTCTACGTCCGCAAAGTCCTCCAACTCAAACTTTGGCTGCCAGGCCGGCAGTCGCGGCAGGGATGCCTTCGCTTTGGCCCTCTTACTGCAATTATGTCTCCCCCTCAACGAGTCTCTGGCCGCTTTGATGTTCTCCATCAAAGCGTAGAACTTCTCCATGTCTGAATCCCCATCGTCCACCGCTGCTCTCTTTCCCCTTGTGTCCTTGTTGCAGCTTTCTTCCTCCATTTTTACTGATGAAGAAAATCTGACAACAGGTTATAAATAGCTGTGAGGATTGACGGTGGGGGCGATTAATGCAGCATCGAATTCGAATCCCAAAAAATGTGGACTGGGATCGATCCATGCGGATGATGTCAGCTTGATGACGTTGATGTCTTTTGAATCCACTGGGTGGCGGTGGAAAAAGACACGGCACGAGCATCACGCACGGTGACGGTGGCAGATGGCTGATGCTATTGATTAATGTGGTCCGCGGTCCGCCTTCTCCCAAGTATTTAGCTCACGGCCACACACAGAgtgacaaataaaaaaaaaaaatctcaaaccaAATAGATTCCTTGCAATTCAATAGTTAATCACAGAAACTCCTTAAATCAAAGGAACTGTAGTTGGAAGCTATgccttttttcttttttgaaaaacaaaaggTAGGCGAACCGCCCGAGCCAGCCAACCACCTTCCTGCAAGCTTGCCTAACCGCCTGCTTGCCTACTACCAAGAAGGTTGGTCGTATGTCCATCTCATGAATCTGTTCttgaaagggaaagaaaaaaaacacgAAGGCTAAATTTTTGCCCTTTTCTTTATTGTCTACAGCAAATTTTTATCCCTAAAAATGATCCGATTCTCTAATATCCGGCCTTCAGATTAAATTCGGAATTAGAGCAGCCAGATGGAATTGAGAGACACGATCGAACAGCTGGAAAAATGTGAATGGAAATTGATCTTGCTTGAGAACGAGGAAGTTTGACCCGCTGGTAATGTGCAGCTGTTATTACTGATTAGGAGGATGGTGTGGCTTTCGTTCTGCGAAGAACAAGACTCATAGGAAATGAGTTAAAATGATGGTCCGGGAAGTCCTCGACGAAGCTACTCTGACGCTCTAAGTCAGTTCTAAGAAGAAAGTGGTTGTCGGAAATTAGGATTTTGAGAGTATTTCTGTGCATACCTTTGCTCATGACAGCTAACTACCTTTTAAAGGATCGAATCTCTCCAACACGTTCTTCCCGTGCCTCGTATTTTCTGACTATCTTGACCATGTTTCCCGAAATAAATGTTCATTACGACCCATTTATGTCGGAGTTAATAGTTATATTTTCTGCCTTCCCCGCGATAATGACTGCATTATTTATTATCCTCCAGGAACAACATAACGCTTCTTTGCTCCAATCCTTGATAGTTTGAAGGAGCATGGAATCATGAGTCGAGAGTTGGCAGTTGGGAGTAGTAGTAGTCAGGAAGCATAGTTGGAAGTCGGGAGTAGCTAGGAGTCAGGAGCAGCTGGTAGTCAGGAACCCAATGTAGTCGGGAACCGGAAGTCGAGAGTAGCAGGGAGCGAGGAGTCGGGAGCATGCTATCCTGAGTATTGATCCCGCATGCTATCCTGACTTGATTATTGACCCTCTTGGTCATATGGCACCTAGGAAATACCCCTTCATCACTAATCCCACCTTTAAGCCTAGTCAAAGGAGGTGTGAGTCCGCCTAATTGGACTGCAGCACTACGTGATCACGTCTCAGTTTGTTTCGTTGTACACATGGATAAGAAAATCTTGGGCTCGTCTTTAATGAGATCCTCCCTTTAATTATTGATATGTCTCTTAAATGTCGGGCATGCCTTGTCAGCCTAGACTTCTAATCTTAGATAATACATTTATCTCTGTGgttatattaaattaatatgaTGTGATCTTTAGTGAAGAAGAATGGTCGTCTATTTTCAGCATGATAATTCTTTTATTCTTGTAATTCAAGCTCGATCGAACGACTAATCATGTTTCCTTATGCCTTTCTAGATCTTGATCCAAAGGTTTCAATTAAATGTTCACTGGTATAAATATGATGGAAAAGCCCTTATCATTTTATGCAACCTAGCTCTTTTATCCGCTGACCTTCGGTTTTTGCTTCTACTTGCACTTTCACACCATCGGAGTAAGTTCTCAGCTTTTTCCATGGTTCGAGCATTCACCAGTCTACTTTTAGCTCTTTCTTATCGTCTTAGAGTCGATCTTTGTGATGACAGCAAGATTTTCTTCCTTGTCCATTCTTTGGTATTAATCTGTAGAGTCTAGTTTTAGTAATGCCTCCTTAGATCACCTAAAAACCACATATGGAATTCCAGATAACCATGCCTTGATACTTCCTAATGGTAACGATCACCCTGACCATCCACCAGCAGGATGCGTTGCCTTCTTCTATAATCACCTAATAAGTGGACTATGCTTCCCCATTCATTTTTTTCCTCTGAAATATCACAGTATTTCCACATTCCCTTATCCCAGTTAGGGCTCAACTCCTTCTGCATTTTGACCGAAATAGTTATTTTATTTCGTTTATATAGCATATCTCTAAGCTCTCgtcttttctattatttcttttatctTAAGAAAATGAAAGGTAGGGTATTTTTCTAATTGTTTTTAATCAACGACTACCCGAGTGGTGGCAGGTTCTCCATAAGCTTTAAGGTCAGGTGGATGAATTCAAGGCTCAACTAGCCACCTCCAAAGTAAAggctattgttggtgcaatcaactccagggttttgatgtttgtttgataatatatttaattgagtctagtcaggtcaaggttgatcagatgacTAGCAAGGATAGAGTGAGAAATTTACAAAGTGACTAGCCCTAACTTTGGTTAGGCAATgaaagttctaactgcggttaggtaaggaaAGTCTTAGTTGCGGCTATGCAAGGAAAATTTTGATAGATCGTGAAAAGTAGGTAAGATTTGATAGGTTTGGAGGATCTGATATCGAATCCCTAGCGGGACAATCCGATGTtgagttttggtgagtgaagataggtggtgaaaatcctaagggaagataaccctaggtcttggtgagtgaaaccagatagtgaaaatcctaggggaaggtaaccttAGATAAGGAGAAATCTTAGAGGAGTAAATGCGCAGTTGACTGGACCAGTGGATCTTGGTAaacctaagtttagttttaccataataTTTTGCATTACAATTATTGTTGTTAGCCAatttagtattgcaggaaaagtcttagtggatcagacgaTTTGACACTGagcaaagaaaattcaaatagattcgGAGGACTAAATGTTTAGCAGGTAGGTTTAGGTAAGCAATTGGAGTGGAGCCACGGGAGGTCGTGTCCCGGAAAGGGACAAGCCTTAGGTCGCTagtccaactgaagaaactgagaggtttccaagttgagatcaagacaggtcTTACCGTCTTTTCTTACTAATGCAGCATTATActactatgctaactttgtgttgtaaggatattttttttatagtggaaCTAACTATGTTTTGCAAAATCCAAagagattggtcgaccgaataagAGGTTCAATCGATCAAACTTAGTTGGTGTGATAGAGTTTAGATTGCGCAGAGCAAACTCGAAAGTCAGGCGGATCAGTCAACCGAgctaagggatcggtcgaccgaacctagggattgATCGACTGAACccaggatcagtcgactgaacccaggGATCAATTGACCGAATCTAATTTGGTATGGCAGAATCGATCTCGATAAAGTTggatggatcggtctaccgattaAGATGATCAATCGACCAAACATTAAATGACATTAATGATATGAAGATCGGATCTCGGCAAAGAAGGAAGACTGCgtgatcaatcgactgatagggAGATCCGTCGACCGAAAAGATCAATCGATCGAAGACTTTTTTTGTCGGCCGAACACTGCTTATAAAAGAACATTTCGAGCTCTGATCCAGCAATGACTTCTGTGCaaccttttgatcttcttcctctttgttcaTGCTGCTACTACTCTATGCTTCAACTTCGTGTGCAAGCTATGACAACAAAGAGCTTCAACAATCTTCATCTTATATCTTAATTGTCAGTACATTACTTTTAGCTTGCATAACTTCTTGTAAACTACATTGTACTAATTACCTCTTTTTTGAAGATTTCGGAAAGATaaattttagtggattatccaacaGTGCAATTAAGGATAATAGGTCTTAGAGTAAGATTCGACATAGGCTCGGAACTAAGTAACCAATTGTGTCTCTGTGTgtattgtttttaattccgctgttatactttgattttatCTTAATACGAAAAAGAAAAGATTTGTAATAAGCGATATTTAATTTACCCCCTCCCCTCTATTGCTATTCTGATACTTCAGCTACAATGTCTCAGGAAGGTTATCTCGCTTGATGGAGCTAGAGGAAAATCCCGACATCGCTCAATCCAAAATTCGTCAACTCCAATCCCACCTTGCTGAGGAAAGAGCGAATAGGTTATgggctgataaccatgattttgttacactatTTTGAGTCATACATACATAATTTGATGTCTTGTTCATAAATGAAATtcatatttacatcacattttcatgcattacatttattcttagacttaattacaaattatcttattaatgtgttatttgatgctaatatttgattgttattttgtaggcatcaaaagatcTTGGACTCGTACTTGTGCCCATAGAAACAGATGGTCTTTTAAAGAATTGTAAAGGTGCATGTTTTCCAGGATGATGTACGTTTTTGTTTACCACATATTCGGGGACGCTCGTTGTCGTTCTTCACGGCTTCCGGAAGAAACGGTCTAATTAATGAGATGGTTTCGTCGCCTCCTTATCCGCACATCCCCTCTGTGTTTTCAACGGGCAATGAAAGGTGTCGGCCCGATTCGATGATGGATGAGGAGATGAAATTGATGCTGAGTGACACTAGAGATGGACAAAGTTGACGGTCGAGGTCGAGTTTTGGATAATGTCAGTTACTAAGTCCGGAATGATTTCGGCAACTGAAATCCAGTTTAGAATGATATTGGGACTGAGATTGAGTCCTAATTGATGTCGATAATGGAGGCCGAGTTTGAGATGATGATGACTATGGAGACTGAGTCGGGGGCGAGTTTGAGATGATGGTGTCCTAATACCTGATTCGTTCCTCGTCAAATTCGAATCTGTGACATGAGGGTACTGAGCGAGTTTATTGACAAATCAACACCATGCCAGACAAATTCGAGTCCCTTTTAAATTGAGTATAATGTTTTTTGAGTCACGtctatttgagtttaattttgacTGACAAATCACCATGCCAGACACGCGGAGGCTATATGATTCCGTCAAATCAAGTCTTTGAAAATTAAGTGATATTAAAATTGGTGTAGCAGGCCGATTGAGCATGACACATGTTGCTCAAGTGCCGGTTGTCGTTGCATGATCACTTGTCGTTGCATGAGCATGTGCCACATGCTTGCCTCATTTGCCACATAGCAATCTACATGCCTCACATGCGACTGCTTTGCTCATCGCCACATGCCGTTGGCTGTTGCGTTACAAAAGGGTGGCTTGCTTGCTTAAGCAACATTGGAAGGTCAaatcaaaacaaatttttaatcCAAGCTGAACCAACATATGTATTTGAGTTTCAGACTACACAACAGATCCAACATGAACCACATGCACAATTCAACTGGAATGTTAATCCAAGCTGATTCCAACCGAACTCAAGAGCAAAACAAATTTTTACAGCTTCACCGGAAATTACTTAAAACGGTAAATTATAATTCTAACAATAAATAACACAAGCAGAAATGTTACTCGGCACCGGAAAACTACTAACACTCGAGTATCAAAATCATGCACAGTGAAACCACAACCGAAATCCAGGCTCAAGAAGCTCTTATTTATGCATTAGTAGCGGATCTCCCATACTCTGATGGCTCCATCTGTGTAACCAGTGAAGAGTGTGCTACCATCTGCGCTCCAAGTCAAGCTTGTGCAGTACAGTACCTGCATAAACAATCAAAGAAACGTTTAAGCATATAAAATAAATAGTTACACTTGGAAAGAATCTGAAGTGTTAAAACAAATACATGTTACTGGAACAAATCATTATCCATTATCATGTTATAAATAGGGCCTTTTATGTAGACCAGAGTATTTGACAAATACAATTAACTACCCGATCATACTTCTAAGCACTCAAATGGTAAGAGCCCACAAAGTAACTGACAATATCGCGTTTGGAGGAAAAACTCTCGTTAGAAGATAGAAAGACATGATAAAGTGATCTGTCTCAGCTACAAGATCAGTTTCACAGTGTATGATTCTTGTTAAAACAAGAAATAATCAGCGAGTACCATACCCAGAGTTAAAGTACAATATGGTTAGTAAAGAAGCTAAACAAATCGAGATAAAAAAATCACAAACTGAGCTTCCTTGATTGCTTGCACATAAAATTTCTGAAATTACTCGACCTATGTAAATTTACACGAAGTTTTTATCTACTAGCAGATGTCTTGATGCTTTAGAAACATTAAGTCATCATCTGTCAGCGGTGATGGAACATAAGTGGAATACTAATGTTATGTGATCAATAAAAACCAATTTGTACCATCTCCAGAATAATCTCACTAGAAGCTTAGAAAGGTAAACAAGTGGATGTTGCAAAAATACAACAT is drawn from Zingiber officinale cultivar Zhangliang chromosome 1B, Zo_v1.1, whole genome shotgun sequence and contains these coding sequences:
- the LOC122041885 gene encoding NRR repressor homolog 1-like, producing MEEESCNKDTRGKRAAVDDGDSDMEKFYALMENIKAARDSLRGRHNCSKRAKAKASLPRLPAWQPKFELEDFADVEASGSAGRQRSQQEEGDGKEKEEEEENRRGEQKRSLDLRLSL